The DNA segment AGAACCGGCACGCAGTTCTTCCAGCAGCGCGTAGGCTTTCATCCCGCTACGGATACGTTCTTCATGCTGCACCATCAGGTCTTTCAGACCGATGACTGGCGTATCGACGGAGCGAGTCGCGATAATACCCAGCGCGTAAGGGATCTGGATAGCCAGTTTGTTTTCCTGCGTCTCCTGATCCGGGATACCGAACAGGGTGAAGGAAGCAGGCGCTGGCTGGGTTTCCCATTCCGCTTCAATCGCGGCGAGTTTGGTTTTCTGCACGTCGCCCATTTCGTAGCCGGATTCGTCACCCAGCACGATAACAGACAGCACAGCAGCCATCCCGAAGCTGGCGGCGATAGCAAAGGAGCGTTTAGCGAACGCGATGTCGCGGCCTTTCAGCAGGTAGTAAGCACTGATACCGAGGATGAACATTGCACCGGTCACATAGCCAGACGCCACAGTGTGAACGAATTTCACCTGCGCAACCGGGTTAAGCACCAGTTCGGAGAAGCTCACCATCTCCATACGCATGGTTTCGAAGTTGAAATCCGATGCGATAGGGTTCTGCATCCAGCCGTTCGCCACAAGTATCCACAGCGCAGACAGGTTGGAACCCAACGCCACCAGCCAGGTGACACACATATGCTGGACTTTGCCCAGACGGTCCCAGCCAAAGAAGAACAGACCTACAAAGGTGGATTCGAGGAAGAAGGCCATCAAACCTTCGATTGCCAGCGGCGCACCGAAGATATCCCCTACATAGTGGGAATAGTAAGACCAGTTAGTCCCGAACTGGAACTCCATGGTCAGACCGGTAGCCACACCCAGAGCGAAGTTGATACCAAACAACTTGCCCCAGAACTTGGTCATATCTTTATAAATCTGTTTGCCGGAAAGGACGTATACCGTTTCCATAATGGCCAGCAGGAACGCCATACCGAGCGTCAGCGGCACAAACAGGAAGTGGTACATCGCGGTCAAGGCAAACTGTAAGCGCGACAGTTCGACTATATCTAACATCATGACTCCTTGCTCATCGCATGAAGACTCCGAGAGTGAACCCCGTTAGAAAGGGTCACACGCATGCCCCAATAAAATTTATTTGCTCCCCTTCACCGTTGCCGTTTCATCATCAGAGGAAACAGCAATGATAAAAAGTTACAAACATGTTAATAAAAAACCTAAATTGATCCCGCAAATATATTACGCCGTAAAATCCCTACAATAAACAGGTTTTTATTGAGTCAAATTTGCATTTTTCGACATTGATCAATTTATAGCTAATTTACCGGTTTCAGGCCAATTTGATCGGCGACAATTTATCGTGTTTTGACATCTTTTTCCAAGCATTAAACATTGATTTAAATCAAAAACACCAAAATTCGTTAACGGTGTATACAATGCGTAAACACAGTGAAAACAATGTTGCGCATATGTATCTCTGAGGGTGTTGGCGGTTATCTAATAGAAAGGTATATATAAAAAAACAGCATTTCATTTAACGTTATCATCGACGACATTCTTTTGCCGTCTGCAACTATTTAGCGTAGACGCTTCAGCGTAATTTTCCACAGGGTCAATTCGCCATGAAAATAATCACAAATATTTTACTTTTGAGCCCATTGAAATTAACACCGGATTGTTATTATTCCGTTAACAATAAAGCCACGCTAAGCGTGGCTTTAATCTGTTTGTCTGAGATTCAGGCAAGCGTGTAGCTAAACGTTCGGGACTGCCCCGGCAGAAAGAGGCCAGCCCCACTTGCGCCCTCTCCTTTCGCAGGGCACGCCTGTTCATCCATCATGGTCTCTGTACATGCGCTAACGGCTCTGCCGAAGGCAACGGTGGCATCACATGAGGTTGTTTCGGACGGATTGTACAGGCGCAGGATGACATCATCGCGATCCTCTGCTTTTTTCAGCGCGCTTAACAGGCAGCCCACCGGCGACATCGTTAACAGGCTGTAATGTTCCGGTACGCAAACATCGGCCTTGTTGAGTTTCATCGCATCCCAGGGAATTTTGTTATAGCACTGAACAGGCGTCAGCCACGCCTTCGCCTGTTGCGCGACACCGGCGCTAAAAGGCGTTCCGCTATAGCTGAACAGGCTAAACCGACTGCGTAGCATTCCGCGCATTTGTGAATCCGGCACCGCCATTTTGATGCCGGAAGGCCGCCCTGGTCGCAGCAGTAGATCCTCTTTCCCCAGCAGCCCCACCCCACGCAGGAGCGTCAAGGCGAACGTTTTCTTCCCTTCGCCGATAACTTCAAATTCACGTAATCCCTCCGTGAAAAGCGCAAGGCCATTTCTCTCTTCCTGAAGCGCCGCATAGTTCAGCATATTCCAGACCGGTACCGGCGCCTCTTTCCACCCCTCTTCCTGCCAGTTTTCCATCGCGCTGTCCTGTACCGGGCGCGTCACTGCGCCAAACTGGGTGTCCGCCAGCACAACATCCGTCGTGAACGGCGTGGGGATTAACACCCGCACGCGGTGATCGTCAGCCTGATTATCCAGCGCCACCTCAACATCAATGCGTCTGCTGTTATGGCTCAGGGTAACGGCGATCTCCACGCCTAACGTTCCGTTGCGCTGCCGCGCGCTGCGTTCGGCAAGATTCGCCGGAACCGCCAGGGCATAGCGAATGACAACCCTGCTCTGCCACGCGTCATGAATCACTTCATATTCCGGTTTTGCCGTCGTCGAAGTAAGCAGCCACTCTTCTCTGGCGGGGGAGTAATCGTACTCATCGCCATCGTCGGATCCCTCTTCCAGCGCCAGTATGCGCTGATAACGCACGCCGCTGTCTTTATCGCGCAGGTTCAGCGTACCGTCATCATTCGCCGTAATCTGCCAGAACGCGTTCTCCAGCAGCGCGTCTGATGAAACCGTCGGGCTCACCACATTGCCCGCTGCGTTCGGTTCGATATAAAGCGTGCGATAGCCCATTGAAGGGATAATCTGCTGGATCTGGATATCAAATTCCATAAACGGCTCGTAGTTACCGTAATGCACAATCTGGCGGTCGATTAAACCGGGATCGATCTCCCGGGCCTGGCGAATGCAATAAGGAATGGCGTTGCCCCGATCATCCCGCAGAGAGAACTGGCTGGCGCGCAGGCGTACCGTGGTGTTAATCACCTCTTCACGCGGCCACGGTATCAGGTTAAACAGCACCAGTTTGTCGGCATCGCTCTGCGGCATGTTGTCGGCGATTTTGCGCTGATAAAAACAGATCAGGTTGTCGGCCATATCCTCAGCCAGCTCGAAACGGGACGCAATTTCGCGGTGTACTTTGTCACTGCAACAGCAGCCGATGCTGTCGTGGGCGTGATTCTTCAGAATCTCTTTCCACATTTTCTCCAGCAGGCCGTGGTGATACTCAAACCCCAGCGTCCAGGCCAGCGTCGCCAGCGGCTCAAGAATGTTGACGATTTTGTTCTCAATGCGCGCATGGGCGATTTTGATGTCCATCCGCGTCGAACCAATGGTGCGATGAACGCGCATATATTTGCCATCAATAAACTCGCCTTTCAGCGTGGCAAGCTGCTCGCGGCGGGCTTCTATGTGTTCAAACACCTCTTCAAAGCGGCTCATCACAAACTTACGCTGCGGGTAGATTTCGCGCAGTTTATCCATCACCGCAAAGATATTTTGCTGCAACGGCATCTGATCGTGGCCATTCGGCAGCAAAATTTCTTTGGTCAGCGACGCGCGCTCCAGCACATCGAAGTAGCTGTCGAGACGTTTACGCAGCCCGGCCTCGTCCTCCGGTAAGTACTTACCAATCGCGTAGCCCAGCGGCAGCACCTGCGCCGTCACTTCACTGCCATCCGCGCTTTGCCATAAAAACTCGGTTTTATCGGTGCCGTGGCGTTCCGAACAACCACGCCAGAACATGGCGCGGGTAATACCGAAACCGTTATAGATATGCGGAAGCTGCCCCGACATGCCGAACGAATCCGGCAGATAGCCAATTTTCATCGGTTCGCCAAACGCCTGGCAGTCGCGCATACCGTACATCAGATTACGCACGATCGACTCCCCGGATACCAGCGTGGTATCCGTTTGGGTATACCACGGGCCGATAATCAGTTTTCCGGCCTGCACCAGTTTTCTTACCCGCGCTTTATTTTCCGCTTTGACGGCGAAATAGTCCTCCAGCACCGCCGTCTGCCCGTCAAGGACATAGTATTTATACTCTGCATCCTGCTCCAGGCGGGTCAGGATCTCCTCCATATTGTTGACCAGCAAAATACGTGACGCTTCCGTGGTGAAATACCATTCACGATCCCAGTGCATGTGCGGCGTAATGTGAACGCGAGATACTGCTTTCATCTTCGTTTCCTGTTAGTTCGTTTATGGCAACACATTGTTAGTCAGATACTTGCCCTGCTTTACCGCATGACGACGCCAGAACAGCAGGATAGTGGTCGATATCGCTGTCCCCACTAACGCTGCGCCAAACCAGCCTGCGGCGGCGGCGAAACCGCCGTATCCGGCGTCATGCAAAAGAAAGAGTGAAAAAATGCCTGCGCCCGGCGTCGAAAGACCAATGTTCATCGCGCCGACAATCGCGCCCGTCACCATTGACCCCAGAACAAAAGAACCGATAACCCGCAGCGGATCTTCAATCGCCATCGGGATTGCCCCTTCCGTAATGCCCGCCAGCCCCAGTAGCCAGGTCGACTTTCCTGTTTCGATCTCAAACTCTTTGAACAGCCTCGGCGCCAGCATCGTTGATGCCGTTACGGTGAAGGCGGACACCATTTTGACCGAGGCGAAAATGGCATACGGGCCGTAGACGCCGTTCGCCATCGCCCCAAGGCAGAACGCGTAAGACGCTTTATTGACCGGCCCGCCCAAATCGAAAGAACACATAAAGCCGAGAATCGCGCCAAGCAGCAGCGCATTGGCGCCGCTCAGCCCATTAAGCCAGGCGGTCAGCGCGTTGTTGATCCACGCAACGGGCTCGCCCACCACAAACAGCATCAGGCTGCCCGCGCCTAAGGTGCCGATGACCGGATACAGATAGAAAGTCAGGAAGCCGTTGAATTTACTGCTCAGGCGAAGATGGTTTTTCACCCAGCGCATCAGATATCCGGCGATCAAGCCACCCGCGATCGCGCCGAGAAAGCCGGAGCCAATCATATTGGCGGCAAGGCCGGCGGCGAATCCGGGGGCCAGCGCGGGTTTATCCGCCAGCGAATAGGCGGTATAGGCGGCGAGCACCGGCACCATCAGGATGCCGAGCATCCCACCGCCCAGCTTGCGGTACATCCACAGCCAAGAGTTCTCCTGATCGAAGAGATGCTGCAAGCCGAGCATTTGCGCCAGCAGCACCGACACGGCCAGTACGGTTCCCCCGGCGACAATCAGCGGCACGGCGAACGAGATGCCGCTCAACAGCGCCTGTTTTAACTCCGTTTTTAGACTCTTAGGCGCTGCCGTTTCCTGGTAAACCGCGCGATCGCCCTGCGCGGGTTCCAGCGCCAGCGCTTGTTGGATCAATGCTTCGGCGTGGCGGATAGGTTCGGCGACGGGCACCGACAGCGCAGGAATGCCCGCAAAGCGCTCACTCTCTTTTATCGCCACCTCTGCGGCGAAAATGCAGGCTTTTGCCGCGTTCAGCTGCTGTGCGGTAAGACGGCCTTCAATTCCGTTAGCGCCCTGCTTTTCCACATACACGTTCACGCCCAGTTTGCGTCCCGCTTTTTCCAGATACTCCGCCGCCATATAGGTGTGCGCAATCCCCGCCGGGCACGCCGTTACGCAGACGATGGTCGGCGCATCCTGTAAGGGCTGAAAAGCGCTTTCCTGATATTGGTCGTCCAGCGCCGACAGTAGCTCATCCGCCGTGGTCGCTGCCAGAATCCTCGCGCGGGTGTCATCATCCGCCAGTCGCGTGGTGAGTGCGGTCAGCAACTGCATATGGGTGCTTCCCGCTTCGCCTGGCGGAATGGCGAGCAGAAAAATCAGCGTCACCGCTTCCGGCCCGTCAACCCCTTCCCACATCATGGGTTCGCGCAGGATGGCCACGGCAAATGCCGCTTCTTTAACCGCCGACGTTTTACCATGCGGCACCGCCAGCCCTTCTCCCAACGCCGTTGGCCCCTGACTTTCACGCAAAAAGACTTCTTCAAGGTAAGCATCGGAATCTGAAATTTTCCCCAGTTGCACGAGCCGCTGGGTTAACGCGTGAATAGCCTCTTCACGACTGCCAAACCGGGCGTTCAGGCATAACGCATCGCGGTGGGTTAACGTCGTCAGGTTCATCATAGTCCTCACACTGTCATTGTATGTTTCAGAAATTGTGCCAGATGAAACAATACATTTATGTGATCATTTTCACTTACGCAAAATAATTTGTATTTAATTTGTATTATTTACAAGAGCTATTGATCGGGCATAATCAACGAAGTCGTATTAATTCATTCATACAAAAGTAAAAAGATGAGCCAAAAACCGTTATACCGACAGATTGCTGACCGAATCCGCGAGCAGATTGAACGTGGCGAACTGAAAGCAGGCGACGCGTTACCCACCGAGCAGACATTGCAGCATGCGTTTGGCGTGAGCCGGGTCACGGTACGTCAGGCGCTCAAGCAACTGACCGAACAGCAGATCATCGAAAGCATTCAGGGCAGCGGGACCTATGTGAAAGAAGAGCGGGTCAATTACGATATCTACCAGCTAACCAGCTTTTACGAAAAACTCGCCGATCGCCATGTTGACACCCACAGTGACGTTTTGGTTTTTGAAGTGATCCCGGCGGACGACTTTCTGCGCAACCAGTTACAACTGGCGGAGAACAACCGGGTCTGGCACGTAAAACGCGTGCGTTACATTAAGCAAAAACCCGTCGCCCTCGAAGAGACGTGGATGCCGCTGGCGCTCTTTCCCGACCTGACCTGGCAGGTGATGGAAAATTCCAAGTATCACTTTATTGAAGAGGTGAAGCAGATGGTCATTGATCGCAGCGAGCAGGAGCTGATCCCGATCATGCCAACCGAAGAAATGAGCCGCACGCTGGCGATCAGCGCAAACAAACCGATCCTGGAAAAGGTTTCTCGCGGATTTCTGAAAGACGGTCAGGTATTTGAATATAGCCGTAATGCGTTTAATACCGATGATTATAAATTTACGTTGATCGCGCGCAGAAAACAGCGCTGATCATGTTTTCTGTTCACGGTATTGTGACAATATGCTACCGGGCTCACAAATAATCCGCCCGGTAAGAAAGAACAAATTATTATCATATTTATCCTTTCATTAACAATGAACCGTGTTCCTATAGAAACATCCATTTCTGTTCCGTTATTTAACTCACAGTTTTGCCTTTGTATTATATTTATCTCTCAATAACCGTTTGCAAAAATAAATAAGACCGCGATCACAAACACAGCATATTATTTATTAACCCCCTGTTCCAATTAAATTAACCAGAGCTGGACAATCAATAATAACTCATTGATAACAAACACCCTTCCAATGATTAATTAAGAACATTAGTTTTAAGAAAGATATTTTGAAAATAGATCAATTGCATCCCTTCCCGCCTGCACAGACACTCCATGACTATTAAAAGGTTGCAGAAACCTGAGTGCGCAATATTAAACGAAGACTCTTACCTTTTGTTCATCAGCTCTACAGAGGATTACTCATGAAAAAATCAACACTTGTTATTGGCGTCATTGGTGCTGACTGCCATGCAGTAGGCAATAAAGTTTTGGATCGCGTTTTTACTGCCCATGATTTTCGCGTAATCAATCTGGGGGTCATGGTAAGCCAGGATGAATATATTGATGCCGCAATCGAAACCGGCGCCGATGCAATTGTCGTGTCATCCATTTACGGCCACGGCGATATCGACTGCCTCGGTTTACGTGAACGCTGCATCGAACGCGGTATTGGTGACATTCTGCTCTATGTCGGCGGCAATCTGGTGGTGGGTAAACATGACTTTGCCGACGTGGAAGCGAAGTTTAAAGAGATGGGCTTTAACCGCGTCTTTGCGCCAAGTCATGATCTGGAAGATGTGTGCCGGTTAATGGCCGGGGACATTAACCCGCGTCATGGTGTTGAACAGCGCTGCCTTGAAGAGGCCATCTGATGCAAATCGTCTCTGTCGATATCGGCTCGACATGGACCAAAGCCGCCCTCTTCGCCAGGGAGGGGGATGCGTTAACCCTGGTGAACCATGTCCTGACGCCAACCACCACATACCATCTGGCAGACGGTTTTTTTGCCAGTCTGAATCAGGTGCTGAATGTCGCCGATGCCCGTCCGTTGCTGAAAAGCGGCGAAGTGCAGTTGAAATACTCCTCATCGGCAAAAGGCGGGCTCGCCGTCGCCGCTATGGGGCTGGTGCCGTCTATCACGCTGGAATCCGCAAAAGTTACTGCCCACTCAGCGGGGGCGAAGATCGCGCAATATTACGCGTATAAGCTCAACCGCCATGACATCCAGGCGTTAGAAAACTCGCCGCCGGACATCCTGCTGTTTACCGGCGGTACGGATGGCGGCGAAGAAAGCTACGGCCTGGCGAATGCGCGCGCGCTGGCGAACTCAAATCTGGATTGCGCGATTATTTATGCCGGAAACCGTGACATTCAGGATGAGGTACAGGCCATTCTGGGGCACAAAGATCTGACCACGGTAGACAACATTCTGCCCGACCTCGATCACCCGAATCCGTATGCCGCCCGCCAGGCCATTTGCGATCTGTTCCTGTCCCGCATCGTGAAAGGCAAAGGGCTGGACGTGATTGTTGGCGAAACCGGCGAAGAGCCGATGCCAACGCCGTGGACCGTCTACGAGCTGGTTAAAGCCATCAGCGACATCGACAGCGCATGGAAAGAGTTCATGCTGATCGATATGGGCGGCGCCACCACCGACGTGTACTCCGCCTGCGCCAATATGCTCTCTCCCGATACCGTGCTGCATGGCGTGCCGGAACCGTTCGTCAAACGCACCGTTGAAGGCGATCTCGGGATGCGCGTCTCTGCCCTTGTGGTCGGAGAAAGCACCCAGGAGATGGTAAACGTCGTGTTTGCCCAACAGCCTGAGCGTCAGGAGGCGTTTTACGGCTATCTGCGCCACCTGGTTTCCCACCCCGATTACCTTCCCCGCAGCGACGAAGAGAAATTCTTCGACGCCCTGCTGGCAGGGCTGTGCGTGGGTTATGCCAGCGAACGTCACGCGGGCACCAAAAAGCAGGTCTGCACCTGCGTGGGCAACGTCGACTTACAGATGGGGCGCGACCTCACCACCGTTCGCAAAGTTGTCGGTTCCGGCGGATGGCTCTCCCGCGCCAGTCAGTTCGACATCCATCGCTGGTTGAAATACCGCGAGCTGGACGATGACGGCAGACGCATTCTCTTACCCGGGCAGTTTGACTATTACCGCGATTCAAAAGGCTTGCTTCCTCTGCTGGCGAACGTCGCCAGGCTGTACCCGCAGCTCGCCGCTCGCACCAGTATTCAATGTTTAACCCTATAAAACCTAAGGCAGCTACGAATGGAACTCCGAAATAAAAAATTAACCCATGACGAATTCATGACCGAGCGGCATCAGGTATTGCAAACCTGGCATACCGGCAAGGACGTCGAGAATTTTGAAGATGGCGTGAAGTATCAGCAAACCATTCCAGAGAAAAAACGCTTTTCTCACGCCCTGTTAAAAGCCGATCAGGAAGGCAAAACGCTCAGCCAGCCGCGCGCGGGCGTGGCGCTGATGGATGAACACATCGCGCTGCTCAAAACGTTGCAGGAAGAGTGCGATCTGCTTCCCAGCACCATCGATGCCTATACCCGTCTGAACCGTTACGAAGAAGCGGCGATCGGTATTCAAAAATCCATCGAAGCAGGCACCTCTAAGCTGAACGGCCTGCCGGTTGTCAACCACGGCGTTGCTGCCTGCCGCCGGATGACGGAAGCGCTGGAAAAACCCATTCAGGTTCGTCACGGTACGCCGGATGCGCGACTGCTGGCGGAAATCGCGATGGCCAGCGGCTTCACCAGCTACGAAGGCGGCGGCATCTCCTACAACATTCCTTACGCCAAGCGCGTCACGCTGGAAAAATCAATCCGCGACTGGCAGTACTGCGACCGTCTGATGGGAATGTATGAAGAGCACGGCATCCGCATTAACCGCGAGCCGTTCGGCCCGCTGACCGGCACGCTGATCCCGCCGTTTATGTCCCACGCGGTCGCCATCATCGAAGGTCTGCTGGCGCTGGAACAGGGCGTGAAGTCGATTACCGTCGGCTATGGCCAGGTGGGCAGCCTGACGCAGGATATCGCCGCCATTCAGTCACTGCGCGAACTGTCCCACGAATATTTCCAGAACTACGGCTTTGATGATTACGAACTGAGCACCGTCTTCCACCAGTGGATGGGCGGCTTCCCGGAAGATGAATCCAAAGCGTTCGCCATTATCTCCTGGGGCGCGGCGGTGGCGGGTATGTCCGGCGCGACCAAAGTGATCACCAAGAGTCCGCACGAAGCCTTCGGTATCCCAACGGCCGCCGCAAACGCCCAGGGGCTTAAAGCCTCTCGCCAGATGCTCAATATGGTCAGCGACCAGAAATTCCCGCCGTGCGCGGCCGTGGAACAGGAAGTCGAACTGATTAAGTGCGAAGTCCGTGCGGTGCTGAAAAAAGTCTTTGAGCTGGGTAACGGCGATGTGGCGCGCGGCACGGTGCTGGCTTTTGAAGCTGGCGTGCTGGACGTACCTTTCGCCCCGGCCTCCTGTAACGCAGGCAAAATCCTGCCGGTTCGCGATAACTCCGGCGCCATTCGCATCCTTGAAGCCGGTGCGGTTCCGCTGCCGAAAGATATCCTCGCCCTGCACCACGATTACGTCGCTGAGCGCGCCCATTTTGAAGGACGCAAGCCCTCATTCCAGATGGTTGTTGATGACATCAACGCGGTATCCCACAGTCAATTAATAGGAAGACCATAATGAAAATTAAACAGGCCCTTTTCACCGCTGGCTACTCCTCATTCTATTTCGACGATCAGCAGGCGATTAAAAACGGCGCGGGTCATGATGGATTCATTTATACCGGCGCGCCGGTCACGCCCGGCTTTACCTCTGTGCGTCAGGCGGGCGAGTGCATCTCGGTACAGCTGATTCTGGAAAATGGCGCGGTAGCGGTCGGTGACTGCGCCGCCGTGCAGTATTCCGGCGCTGGCGGTCGTGACCCGCTGTTCCTGGCGGAGCACTTTATTCCGTTCCTGAACGATCACATTAAACCGCTGCTGGAAGGTCGTGATGTCGATGCATTCCTGCCGAACGCCCGCTTCTTCGACAAGCTGCGCATTGACGGCAATCTGCTGCACACCGCCGTGCGTTACGGCCTGTCGCAGGCGCTGCTCGACGCCACCGCGCTGGCGTCCGGTCGTCTGAAAGCAGAAGTGGTTTGCGATGAATGGCAGTTGCCGTGCGTCCCGGAAGCGATTCCGTTATTTGGTCAGAGCGGCGACGATCGCTATATCGCCGTCGATAAGATGATCCTCAAAGGCGTTGACGTGCTGCCGCATGCGCTGATCAACAACGTGGAAGAGAAACTGGGCTTTCAGGGCGAGAAACTGCGTGAGTATGTACGCTGGCTGTCCGATCGCATCCTGAGCCTGCGCACCAGCCCACGCTATCACCCGACGCTGCATATTGATGTCTACGGCACCATCGGCCTGATCTTCGATATGGACCCGGTACGCTGCGCGGAGTACATCGCCAGCCTGGAGAAAGAAGCGCAGGGTCTGCCGTTGTACATTGAAGGCCCGGTGGATGCCGGTAACAAACCGGATCAGATCCGTCTGCTGACCGCGATCACCAAAGAGCTGACCCGCCTCGGTTCCGGCGTGAAAATTGTCGCTGACGAATGGTGTAACACCTATCAGGACATCGTCGATTTCACTGACGCGGGCAGTTGCCACATGGTGCAGATCAAAACCCCGGATCTCGGCGGCATTCACAACATCGTTGACGCCGTGCTCTATTGCAACAAACACGGGATGGAAGCCTATCAGGGCGGCACCTGTAACGAAACCGAGATCAGCGCCCGCACCTGCGTACATGTCGCGCTGGCCGCGCGCCCGATGCGGATGCTGGTGAAACCGGGTATGGGCTTCGATGAAGGTCTCAACATCGTGTTTAACGAGATGAACCGTACCATCGCGCTGTTGCAGACAAAGGATTGAGAAATGGCACGCACATTTAAGATCTTATCGCCGACGGCCATTCTGGGCTATGGCTTCCCGGAAGAGAGCTTTCGCAAAGCGATGGAGGAGTCGCCGGATCTGATCGCCGTTGACGCCGGTTCCTCCGATCCTGGCCCCCACTACCTGGGGGCAGGGAAACCCTTTACCGACAGGGCGGGAGTGAAACGCGATCTGCGCTATATGATCACCGCAGGCGTGAAAAACAACATCCCGGTGGTGATCGGCACTGCCGGAGGTTCCGGCGCGGCGCCGCATCTGGAGTGGTGTCGCCAGATAATCCTTGAGATTGCGCAGGAAGAGAAACTGTCGTTCTCGATGGCGCTTATCCCGTCAGATGTTGATAAAGCGATCGTTCACCAGGCGCTGGATAACGGCAAAATCACCGCGCTGGATTTCGTCCCGGAACTGACCCACGACGCGATCGACCAAAGCACCTATATCGTCGCGCAAATGGGCATCGAACCTTTCCAGCGGGCGCTGAAAGCCGGTGCGCAGGTGGTGCTGGGCGGACG comes from the Citrobacter koseri ATCC BAA-895 genome and includes:
- a CDS encoding methylaspartate mutase subunit E: MELRNKKLTHDEFMTERHQVLQTWHTGKDVENFEDGVKYQQTIPEKKRFSHALLKADQEGKTLSQPRAGVALMDEHIALLKTLQEECDLLPSTIDAYTRLNRYEEAAIGIQKSIEAGTSKLNGLPVVNHGVAACRRMTEALEKPIQVRHGTPDARLLAEIAMASGFTSYEGGGISYNIPYAKRVTLEKSIRDWQYCDRLMGMYEEHGIRINREPFGPLTGTLIPPFMSHAVAIIEGLLALEQGVKSITVGYGQVGSLTQDIAAIQSLRELSHEYFQNYGFDDYELSTVFHQWMGGFPEDESKAFAIISWGAAVAGMSGATKVITKSPHEAFGIPTAAANAQGLKASRQMLNMVSDQKFPPCAAVEQEVELIKCEVRAVLKKVFELGNGDVARGTVLAFEAGVLDVPFAPASCNAGKILPVRDNSGAIRILEAGAVPLPKDILALHHDYVAERAHFEGRKPSFQMVVDDINAVSHSQLIGRP
- a CDS encoding methylaspartate ammonia-lyase is translated as MKIKQALFTAGYSSFYFDDQQAIKNGAGHDGFIYTGAPVTPGFTSVRQAGECISVQLILENGAVAVGDCAAVQYSGAGGRDPLFLAEHFIPFLNDHIKPLLEGRDVDAFLPNARFFDKLRIDGNLLHTAVRYGLSQALLDATALASGRLKAEVVCDEWQLPCVPEAIPLFGQSGDDRYIAVDKMILKGVDVLPHALINNVEEKLGFQGEKLREYVRWLSDRILSLRTSPRYHPTLHIDVYGTIGLIFDMDPVRCAEYIASLEKEAQGLPLYIEGPVDAGNKPDQIRLLTAITKELTRLGSGVKIVADEWCNTYQDIVDFTDAGSCHMVQIKTPDLGGIHNIVDAVLYCNKHGMEAYQGGTCNETEISARTCVHVALAARPMRMLVKPGMGFDEGLNIVFNEMNRTIALLQTKD